A genomic segment from Bacteroidia bacterium encodes:
- a CDS encoding RNA polymerase sigma factor: MAEQTPDTELLRLYRSTGDRSAFSELYRRYVHLVMGMSLKYLKDKDEAKDAASQVFEKLLKELKHAEIQNFRGWLGFVTRNHCISILRKKGVENERNAALRYFSSPTMESGEEERLISRESDYHRLETCLKELNPDQEKCLRLFYIEECSYAQVAERTGYTMNAVKSHLQNGKRNLKILLEKNVHIPK; the protein is encoded by the coding sequence ATGGCAGAACAGACCCCTGACACTGAACTGCTCCGGTTGTACCGCAGCACCGGTGACCGGTCGGCGTTTTCGGAGCTTTACCGAAGGTATGTACATCTTGTAATGGGTATGAGTTTAAAATACCTCAAGGACAAAGATGAGGCCAAGGATGCTGCCTCTCAGGTATTTGAAAAGTTACTGAAAGAATTAAAGCATGCCGAAATACAAAACTTCCGGGGCTGGCTGGGATTTGTGACGCGCAATCATTGCATCTCCATTTTACGAAAGAAAGGTGTTGAAAATGAAAGGAATGCAGCGCTGCGATATTTCTCCTCCCCCACTATGGAATCCGGGGAAGAAGAACGTCTTATCAGCAGGGAGAGCGATTACCACAGGCTTGAAACGTGCCTGAAAGAACTCAACCCTGACCAGGAAAAATGTCTACGCTTATTTTATATAGAGGAATGCAGTTATGCCCAGGTGGCAGAACGAACCGGCTATACCATGAATGCTGTAAAAAGCCACCTCCAGAACGGAAAGAGAAACCTTAAGATACTGCTCGAAAAAAATGTCCACATCCCCAAATAA
- a CDS encoding TonB-dependent receptor has product MNTNVLKKMIFGLLFLCGCSGMLAQTGEISGTVNDENGESFPGVNVFLISGKEILRTAQTDVNGRYVIKPLDAGEYTVRVHFLGYDTLQTDITVSGGKTSFRNFKMSMKATVLDGIVILPKYESMVSETMCSGKKIDYMEIKQMPSNKGDIVNIASNVTPGLMPTPDGKDVYIRGSRRGTTAYFIDDQRVIGTFGVPSLSIQGMTVYTGGIPAMYGDVTGGIVAISTKTYFSGLSQKRAMVKAYNENQMVESED; this is encoded by the coding sequence ATGAATACCAACGTATTAAAAAAGATGATTTTCGGACTGCTTTTCCTATGCGGATGTTCCGGCATGCTGGCACAAACCGGGGAAATCAGCGGAACGGTGAACGATGAAAACGGAGAATCGTTCCCGGGCGTCAACGTGTTTCTGATCTCCGGAAAGGAAATACTCAGAACGGCGCAAACTGATGTGAACGGGAGATATGTAATAAAGCCACTGGATGCCGGTGAGTACACCGTTCGTGTGCATTTTCTTGGCTACGACACCCTGCAAACGGACATCACGGTATCCGGAGGAAAAACTTCCTTCAGGAATTTTAAAATGAGTATGAAAGCAACAGTTCTCGACGGAATCGTTATTCTTCCCAAATATGAAAGCATGGTGTCTGAAACCATGTGCTCCGGAAAGAAAATTGACTACATGGAAATTAAACAGATGCCGTCCAATAAGGGCGATATCGTGAACATTGCTTCCAATGTTACTCCGGGATTAATGCCTACACCCGACGGAAAAGATGTCTACATCCGGGGTTCACGCCGGGGTACCACCGCCTATTTCATAGATGATCAGCGTGTCATCGGAACATTCGGCGTGCCTTCTCTTTCTATTCAGGGCATGACCGTATATACCGGGGGTATTCCTGCAATGTACGGGGATGTAACAGGTGGCATCGTTGCGATCAGCACCAAAACGTATTTTTCAGGCCTCAGCCAGAAACGGGCGATGGTTAAGGCATATAATGAAAATCAAATGGTAGAGTCGGAAGACTGA
- a CDS encoding T9SS type A sorting domain-containing protein gives MKKFLLLLLLPTGLLAQVCDSLISPCVSTFSRNGYFFDLEALNPIQIQGFSFTAQNAGTRTIEVYYKNGTHVGSENNASAWTLIGTMTNITPAFAISCPLPHNQFLFASAINMNGGDRFGFYFQMTSGTGTLESHSNITTGNIGAQDVNLILYSGVGANPIAAAFSQTLTQNLTFQGAVIYDCVTSVEENNYTEVTLFPNPAGQQLTLTAHPGMVYSGSVLDVSGKQVMDAGSFLVSGSVIELSALAPGIYTLLLQDHEGGRIVRRFVKQP, from the coding sequence ATGAAAAAGTTCCTTCTGCTCCTGCTTCTTCCCACCGGCCTCCTGGCGCAGGTGTGTGACTCCCTGATCTCGCCTTGCGTAAGCACCTTTTCCCGGAACGGCTATTTTTTCGATCTGGAGGCGCTGAATCCCATCCAGATCCAGGGTTTTTCATTTACCGCTCAAAACGCAGGTACCCGCACCATTGAGGTATATTATAAGAACGGAACCCATGTCGGCAGCGAGAACAATGCCAGTGCATGGACGCTGATTGGGACCATGACCAACATCACGCCCGCATTTGCCATCAGCTGCCCGCTCCCTCACAACCAGTTTCTGTTCGCATCTGCCATCAATATGAACGGCGGCGACCGTTTCGGATTCTACTTTCAAATGACTTCCGGTACAGGAACGCTGGAATCTCACAGCAACATTACCACCGGGAATATCGGAGCACAGGATGTGAACCTGATCCTGTATTCCGGAGTCGGCGCTAATCCGATTGCAGCTGCCTTCAGCCAGACACTGACGCAGAATCTTACATTCCAGGGCGCAGTGATCTATGATTGCGTCACCTCCGTGGAAGAGAATAACTATACAGAGGTCACACTTTTCCCGAATCCCGCCGGCCAGCAGCTCACACTCACGGCCCATCCGGGTATGGTCTACAGCGGGAGCGTGCTGGATGTAAGCGGAAAACAGGTGATGGATGCAGGATCTTTCCTGGTTTCCGGATCCGTGATTGAGCTATCCGCACTGGCACCTGGGATATATACCCTGCTACTTCAGGATCATGAAGGCGGGCGAATCGTTCGCCGCTTCGTAAAGCAACCGTGA
- a CDS encoding CDC27 family protein, which translates to MSTSPNNRHCLSLGEMEEYVKGSLSQGAAHAVEKHLLHCELCNDAVEGFRQHPFTAADLPPEPQPKNIIRWKVLSSAAAAAAIVAGIFLFQNDSKENLISEKADRQTKRADSSAGTLTAAPEQSRNKMLNALVEKDKEVGSLIREPVKKMEVQPDFYTAKDTSFWVMPQQKVSPLNNPAAPENGLVSPKDNLKDTFLFDLKVTHYAYYYVSGEEVPDQIRSTEARFENEQEKDLRKKEGKDLEWVTTEDVIRKAMENFSEGNYASALKLYNVLISYEPNDVNALFYASVCYKNLNRAADAVSYLERVTGSIHTSFAEEAEWELAQCYVQMKEFKKAEEQLEKIWQKKGFYSERALPMLRKVRLKNKKQ; encoded by the coding sequence ATGTCCACATCCCCAAATAACCGGCACTGTCTTAGCCTCGGCGAGATGGAAGAATATGTGAAGGGCTCCCTTTCGCAGGGTGCAGCCCATGCGGTAGAAAAACACCTGCTTCATTGCGAGTTATGCAACGATGCTGTGGAAGGTTTCCGGCAACATCCGTTCACTGCAGCGGATCTGCCGCCGGAGCCTCAACCTAAGAACATCATTCGTTGGAAGGTCCTGAGTTCTGCTGCGGCCGCAGCAGCCATTGTGGCAGGGATATTTCTCTTCCAGAATGACTCAAAAGAGAACCTGATTTCAGAAAAGGCAGACAGGCAAACAAAACGTGCAGATTCATCTGCTGGTACGTTAACGGCAGCGCCGGAACAAAGCCGGAACAAGATGCTGAACGCACTCGTAGAAAAGGACAAGGAAGTAGGATCGCTGATCAGGGAACCGGTAAAAAAAATGGAAGTCCAGCCGGATTTCTATACCGCAAAGGATACATCCTTCTGGGTAATGCCTCAGCAGAAAGTTTCACCTTTGAACAATCCTGCTGCCCCTGAGAATGGGCTTGTTTCGCCGAAGGACAACCTGAAAGACACTTTTCTTTTCGACCTGAAAGTAACACACTACGCATATTATTATGTTAGCGGGGAAGAAGTGCCGGACCAGATCCGATCTACGGAAGCCCGGTTTGAAAATGAACAAGAAAAGGATCTCAGAAAGAAAGAGGGAAAGGATCTGGAGTGGGTAACTACAGAAGATGTGATCCGGAAGGCTATGGAAAATTTCTCAGAAGGAAACTACGCATCAGCGCTGAAACTCTACAATGTTCTTATTTCCTATGAACCCAATGATGTAAACGCCCTCTTCTACGCATCCGTATGTTACAAGAATCTCAACAGGGCGGCAGATGCCGTATCCTATCTGGAACGTGTGACCGGCAGCATTCATACCAGTTTTGCCGAAGAAGCTGAATGGGAGCTGGCCCAGTGTTACGTTCAGATGAAGGAATTTAAAAAGGCAGAAGAGCAATTGGAAAAGATATGGCAGAAAAAAGGATTTTATTCTGAACGGGCGCTCCCGATGCTCCGGAAAGTACGCCTCAAGAATAAAAAGCAGTAA
- a CDS encoding Rne/Rng family ribonuclease: MSKELIIDNAPNETVIALLNEKRLVELHREKSNKSFNVGDIYLGKVKKVMPGLNAAFVDVGYEKDAFLHYLDLGPQVLSLIKFVKTATTGKGSPKLEFFTCERDIHKDGKITQIVQSGMHVLVQIAKEPISSKGPRITSEISLAGRYVVLVPFSDKVSVSQKIREKEERDRLKKLVQGVLPANYGAIIRTVAENRTVAELHADLNDLISKWESIFNELTKAAPPQRVLGEIDRTNAILRDLLNESFSAIHVKDQKMHDDMKGFLHQIAPDKEKILKLYKGTVPIFDHFGVDKQVKALFGKHVTMRSGGYLIIEHTEAMHVVDVNSGNRARSDNSQEANALEVNLEAAAEIARQLRLRDMGGIIVVDFIDLHNPDNRKKLFEKLKNEMRLDRAKHNILPPSKFGLVQITRQRVRPEMNVVTAEKCPACGGSGEIQASVLLLDQIENDVKYIMQELNEKRVVLAVHPFLESHLTRGWFTMKGKWAKKYGGKLEVKGMNNYHFLEYHFFNRDEEEIKI, from the coding sequence TTGAGTAAAGAACTTATTATCGATAACGCACCGAATGAAACGGTGATCGCTCTTTTGAATGAAAAACGCCTGGTGGAACTCCACCGGGAAAAGAGCAACAAAAGTTTTAATGTTGGTGATATCTATCTGGGCAAGGTCAAAAAGGTGATGCCCGGGTTGAACGCCGCCTTTGTAGACGTGGGTTATGAGAAGGATGCTTTTCTTCATTACCTGGATCTTGGGCCGCAGGTGTTGTCACTTATTAAATTTGTAAAAACGGCTACCACCGGAAAGGGCTCTCCCAAACTGGAGTTCTTTACCTGTGAACGGGATATACATAAGGACGGTAAAATCACGCAGATCGTACAGTCTGGAATGCACGTACTAGTGCAGATTGCCAAGGAGCCGATCTCTTCTAAAGGACCGCGAATCACTTCTGAGATTTCTCTTGCAGGCCGTTATGTTGTGCTTGTTCCGTTCTCAGATAAAGTTTCTGTTTCGCAGAAGATCCGGGAAAAGGAGGAACGTGACCGTCTGAAAAAACTGGTTCAGGGCGTGCTTCCCGCGAATTACGGAGCAATTATCCGCACCGTGGCCGAGAACAGAACCGTGGCCGAGTTACATGCCGATCTGAATGACCTGATCAGCAAATGGGAATCCATCTTCAATGAATTGACCAAAGCAGCGCCTCCGCAAAGAGTACTCGGGGAAATTGATCGTACAAATGCGATCCTGCGCGACCTTCTGAATGAGAGCTTCAGTGCTATTCATGTGAAGGATCAGAAGATGCATGATGACATGAAGGGCTTTTTGCACCAGATTGCTCCCGATAAGGAGAAGATCCTCAAGTTGTATAAGGGCACCGTTCCTATCTTTGATCATTTTGGAGTAGATAAGCAGGTTAAAGCTCTGTTCGGAAAGCATGTTACCATGCGTTCCGGCGGATACCTGATTATTGAGCACACGGAGGCGATGCATGTGGTGGATGTGAACAGCGGGAACCGTGCCCGTTCGGATAATTCTCAGGAAGCAAATGCGCTTGAAGTGAATCTGGAGGCAGCAGCCGAAATCGCGCGCCAGCTGCGTCTGCGCGATATGGGGGGTATCATAGTAGTCGACTTCATTGATCTCCATAATCCCGATAACAGAAAGAAGCTTTTTGAAAAACTTAAGAATGAAATGCGCCTCGACCGGGCCAAGCACAATATCTTGCCTCCCAGTAAATTCGGATTGGTGCAGATTACAAGGCAGCGCGTGCGACCGGAAATGAATGTGGTTACGGCGGAAAAGTGCCCCGCCTGCGGAGGAAGCGGAGAAATTCAGGCCAGCGTATTGCTGCTGGACCAGATTGAAAATGATGTGAAATACATCATGCAGGAACTCAACGAAAAGCGCGTAGTGCTGGCAGTTCATCCTTTCCTGGAATCACATCTTACGCGCGGATGGTTTACAATGAAAGGGAAATGGGCGAAGAAATACGGCGGTAAACTGGAAGTGAAGGGCATGAATAATTATCACTTCCTTGAATATCATTTTTTCAACCGCGACGAGGAGGAGATCAAGATATAA
- a CDS encoding tetratricopeptide repeat protein gives MRSPQAIAVAVALVIGVLLFIAPRIPEAAEKTEVIQEFISAPALWEEELQVLSEPDRKRVEQWALNTRADSIREYFSLRHRPIGAAAYMYLVAEKSGKTADWMKAATDFYKAAMLSKPEQRSRAYSLAIHSCDMILRMEPGNREARLKKAVCLVEQKSDPMKGVALLKELIAEDSTFVDAHIQLGFFSMQSGQWEKAESRFRTALRVDSNYVDAWLYLGQALELKGDKEGAIKEYEKYYTLTTDTLIRSEVRKYIDKLKQ, from the coding sequence ATGAGATCACCACAGGCCATAGCGGTTGCTGTGGCATTGGTTATTGGAGTTCTTTTATTTATTGCTCCCCGAATTCCGGAGGCCGCTGAAAAGACGGAAGTTATCCAGGAATTCATTTCAGCTCCTGCTCTGTGGGAGGAAGAGCTACAGGTGTTGTCCGAGCCGGACCGGAAACGGGTGGAACAGTGGGCGTTGAATACCCGGGCCGACAGCATCAGGGAATATTTCAGCCTGCGTCACCGCCCGATAGGTGCTGCAGCCTACATGTACCTGGTTGCCGAAAAAAGTGGCAAGACCGCAGACTGGATGAAAGCAGCCACAGATTTTTACAAGGCCGCTATGCTCAGCAAACCGGAGCAGCGATCCCGGGCATATAGTCTGGCGATTCATTCCTGCGACATGATTCTCCGGATGGAACCCGGAAACAGGGAAGCGCGGTTGAAGAAGGCAGTGTGCCTGGTGGAACAGAAAAGCGACCCCATGAAAGGTGTTGCGCTGCTGAAAGAATTGATCGCTGAAGACAGCACGTTTGTGGATGCCCACATACAACTCGGTTTCTTTTCCATGCAATCGGGCCAGTGGGAAAAAGCGGAGAGCCGGTTCCGCACGGCGCTGAGAGTTGACAGCAACTATGTAGATGCCTGGCTATATTTAGGACAAGCATTGGAGCTGAAGGGAGATAAGGAGGGAGCAATAAAGGAATATGAGAAATATTACACCCTGACCACGGACACCCTGATCCGGTCAGAAGTGAGAAAGTACATAGATAAATTAAAACAGTAA
- a CDS encoding 1-aminocyclopropane-1-carboxylate deaminase/D-cysteine desulfhydrase has product MIPLQPVELPVTLRTGIRLQVLRLDLLHPEYGGNKWFKLKFNIERMRREGKNTLLTYGGAHSNHIAATAAAGKEFGFKTIGIIRGDELNPESNATLRRAAEQGMDLHFLTREQYRNKHRPEEKKKILEKFGDVYHVPEGGANEEATRGCAGIIAEIHEPFDFIVCACGTGSTLAGLITSLEKAQMAIGIPVLSEAQFLEERITGWVGPDKNLRSRWKLYYDYSFGRYGAITPELRKFAREFREDTGIPLDCIYTAKMMWGLLDLTEKGVFMKGEKVIALHTGGLQGNRSAE; this is encoded by the coding sequence GTGATTCCACTGCAGCCTGTAGAGTTGCCGGTGACCCTCAGAACCGGCATTCGGTTGCAGGTACTCCGCCTGGATCTGCTGCACCCGGAATACGGGGGCAATAAATGGTTTAAACTGAAGTTTAATATTGAACGTATGCGTCGGGAGGGGAAAAACACCCTTCTCACCTACGGAGGCGCCCATTCCAACCATATTGCCGCCACAGCCGCTGCCGGAAAAGAGTTTGGCTTTAAAACGATCGGAATTATCCGGGGCGATGAGCTGAACCCGGAGAGCAATGCCACCCTTCGCCGTGCTGCAGAGCAAGGAATGGACCTGCACTTTCTTACACGGGAACAATACCGGAACAAACACCGGCCGGAGGAAAAGAAAAAAATACTCGAAAAATTCGGAGACGTTTATCATGTTCCGGAAGGAGGAGCCAATGAAGAAGCTACCAGGGGATGCGCCGGTATCATCGCGGAGATTCATGAACCCTTCGACTTTATTGTATGTGCCTGCGGTACGGGCTCTACACTTGCCGGACTGATCACCTCGCTCGAAAAGGCACAAATGGCTATCGGTATTCCTGTTTTATCAGAAGCTCAGTTTCTGGAAGAGAGGATCACGGGGTGGGTTGGTCCGGATAAAAATCTCCGTTCACGCTGGAAACTCTATTACGATTATTCGTTCGGAAGGTACGGGGCAATTACACCCGAACTTCGCAAATTTGCACGGGAATTCAGGGAAGACACAGGAATTCCGCTGGACTGCATTTATACAGCAAAAATGATGTGGGGACTGCTGGATCTGACCGAGAAAGGAGTATTCATGAAGGGAGAAAAAGTGATTGCCCTGCACACCGGGGGTCTGCAGGGCAACCGGTCGGCAGAATGA
- the mutY gene encoding A/G-specific adenine glycosylase: protein MKSFSDQLISWYRTHKRALPWRETRDIYKVWLSEIILQQTRVDQGLPYYERFLKIFPDVNALAKASREKVLKAWEGLGYYSRARNLHETARTVSYKLRGRFPGDYSGLIRLKGIGPYTAAAIASFCYDEARAVADGNVMRFLSRLHGIRTAVDTAAGRRKVMAHAQEWMKGQRPSEFNQAIMEFGALYCIPASPDCTSCIFRDVCVAGIKKQAHCFPVKKKKTAVRDRYFHYFLCEYSGRILIHERTEKDIWQGLFDLPLIETARPAGAASALSAFLKARKLRSAAVVVSGQPREVIHILSHQKIHCRLFVLQLKKRLVLLPGERLIRSADYRLYPMPRLLTRFLSKEI from the coding sequence ATGAAAAGCTTCTCAGATCAACTGATTTCCTGGTACCGGACGCATAAGCGAGCGCTTCCATGGAGGGAGACACGTGATATATATAAGGTGTGGCTCAGTGAAATCATTCTTCAGCAGACGAGGGTTGATCAAGGGTTGCCTTACTATGAACGATTCCTGAAAATCTTTCCTGATGTGAACGCCCTCGCGAAGGCTTCCCGCGAAAAAGTTCTGAAGGCCTGGGAGGGGCTGGGATATTATTCCCGTGCCAGAAATCTTCACGAAACGGCCCGAACGGTTTCTTACAAACTAAGAGGAAGATTTCCCGGTGATTATTCAGGACTGATCCGTCTCAAAGGAATCGGACCGTACACTGCCGCTGCAATTGCGTCTTTCTGTTACGATGAAGCCCGGGCGGTGGCAGACGGAAATGTGATGCGATTTTTAAGCCGGCTTCATGGCATCCGGACAGCAGTGGATACGGCCGCAGGAAGGAGAAAAGTGATGGCTCACGCACAGGAGTGGATGAAGGGGCAGCGGCCATCGGAATTCAACCAGGCGATCATGGAATTCGGTGCACTTTACTGTATTCCGGCATCGCCCGATTGTACTTCATGCATATTTCGGGATGTTTGTGTAGCAGGAATAAAAAAGCAAGCCCATTGCTTCCCGGTAAAGAAAAAGAAGACGGCGGTAAGAGACCGCTACTTTCATTACTTTCTGTGCGAATACAGCGGCCGGATACTGATACATGAACGAACAGAAAAAGATATTTGGCAGGGATTGTTCGACTTGCCGCTTATTGAAACTGCCCGGCCGGCGGGAGCCGCATCTGCCCTGTCGGCGTTTCTAAAAGCACGGAAATTGCGCTCAGCCGCCGTGGTGGTAAGCGGTCAGCCCCGTGAAGTAATACATATTCTTTCCCATCAAAAGATCCATTGCCGGTTATTCGTCCTGCAACTGAAAAAGAGACTGGTGTTGTTGCCCGGCGAGCGCCTGATCCGTAGTGCAGATTACAGGCTTTATCCTATGCCCCGGTTACTGACCCGTTTTCTTTCGAAGGAGATATAA
- a CDS encoding integration host factor subunit beta: MTKAEIVTRISEKTGIEKVVVLTAVEAFMTEVKNSLAEGKNIYLRGFGSFITKKRAEKLGRNISKNTTVVIPAHFIPSFKPAKTFVEKVKKNVAVSQ, from the coding sequence ATGACAAAAGCTGAAATCGTAACGAGGATCTCCGAAAAAACCGGAATCGAAAAGGTGGTTGTCCTCACTGCAGTGGAAGCATTCATGACGGAAGTGAAAAATTCTCTCGCCGAAGGTAAGAATATCTACCTCAGGGGGTTTGGAAGCTTCATTACAAAAAAGAGAGCGGAAAAACTCGGAAGGAATATTTCTAAGAATACCACGGTTGTGATTCCTGCTCACTTTATTCCTTCCTTCAAGCCGGCGAAGACATTTGTGGAGAAGGTGAAGAAGAATGTGGCTGTTTCCCAATAG
- a CDS encoding argininosuccinate synthase, translating into MKKKKVVLAFSGGLDTTFCGVYLTKVLGMEVHALTVNTGGFSPAELERLESHASSLGLASFTVKDQLVPFYDEVIRYLVYGNILKNDTYPLSVSAERISQAQAVTDFAQQIGAEAIAHGSTGAGNDQVRFDMLIRILMPEAEIITPIRDLKLSREQEIAFLKEHHVMMNFEKAAYSINKGIWGTSVGGKETLTSDQPLPEEAFPDPVTKQLPEKFRLEFRTGDLIAVNGLAFPHPVEAIAFLATQLRGFGIGRDIHVGDTIIGIKGRVGFEAAAPMMIIKAHHALEKHVLTKWQLYWKDQLAAWYGNWLHEGQLLDPAMRDVEAFFRNTQQRVSGEVFLTAYPYRFTVDGIRSPFDLMSSRFGTYGEMNKSWTGEDVKGFSKIFGNQVEIYHKISEHAEQL; encoded by the coding sequence ATGAAAAAAAAGAAAGTAGTTCTTGCCTTTAGCGGCGGACTCGATACCACCTTCTGCGGCGTATATCTCACAAAGGTTCTCGGCATGGAAGTGCATGCCCTTACCGTGAATACGGGCGGATTTAGCCCTGCGGAACTCGAACGCCTGGAATCACATGCATCTTCTCTGGGGCTGGCCTCCTTCACCGTGAAGGATCAGCTGGTGCCGTTTTATGATGAGGTGATCCGTTACCTGGTATACGGTAATATCCTGAAAAACGATACTTATCCCCTGAGCGTGAGCGCCGAACGTATTTCTCAGGCCCAGGCCGTAACAGATTTCGCCCAGCAGATAGGGGCCGAAGCTATTGCGCACGGTAGTACGGGCGCAGGAAATGACCAGGTACGTTTCGATATGCTGATCCGCATCCTGATGCCCGAGGCAGAAATTATTACCCCCATACGGGATCTGAAATTGTCCCGTGAACAGGAGATCGCTTTCCTCAAGGAACATCATGTGATGATGAATTTTGAAAAAGCAGCGTACAGCATCAACAAAGGAATCTGGGGAACCTCGGTTGGTGGGAAAGAAACCCTGACCTCCGATCAGCCCCTGCCTGAAGAGGCTTTTCCGGATCCGGTAACAAAGCAATTGCCGGAGAAATTCCGCCTGGAGTTCAGGACCGGCGATCTAATTGCTGTTAACGGACTGGCATTTCCGCACCCCGTGGAAGCTATTGCCTTCCTCGCAACGCAACTGAGGGGCTTTGGTATCGGCCGCGACATTCACGTGGGAGACACCATTATCGGTATTAAGGGACGGGTAGGCTTTGAAGCAGCTGCACCAATGATGATTATCAAAGCACATCATGCCCTGGAAAAACATGTACTTACAAAATGGCAGCTCTACTGGAAGGACCAGCTGGCTGCCTGGTACGGGAACTGGTTACACGAAGGGCAACTCCTGGATCCTGCCATGAGGGATGTGGAAGCCTTCTTCCGGAATACACAACAGCGGGTGAGCGGCGAAGTGTTCCTCACAGCATATCCTTACCGTTTCACCGTGGACGGCATTCGTTCACCCTTTGATCTCATGTCTTCCCGCTTCGGTACCTATGGTGAAATGAACAAATCATGGACCGGAGAGGATGTGAAAGGATTTTCCAAAATATTCGGTAACCAGGTAGAAATCTACCATAAGATCAGTGAACATGCAGAGCAACTCTAA